The following proteins are encoded in a genomic region of Mahella australiensis 50-1 BON:
- a CDS encoding carbohydrate ABC transporter permease, with protein MVTNRSRGDRIFDIINTIIMVFIILITLYPFWYCIIGSFNEGLDYMRGGVYLWPRKFSLNNYRIVLSDRAILHAYIITIARTIIGTVLTLLVTALFAYAFSRDYLMGRNIYAALGIITMYFSGGMIPTYLTIKMLGLLDNFWVYILPGLFGFYNALIFNAFFKGIPQSLFDSAKIDGAGEYRVFFNIVIPLSTPVLATIALFVAVGHWNSYFDAMLYTTKEELQPIQLYLMKIIRTKAAAAQKAQAGAASLHIEQNAVTSTTMQYATMMITIIPIIIVYPFLQKYFVKGLLIGSIKG; from the coding sequence ATGGTAACTAACAGGTCAAGGGGAGATAGGATATTTGATATAATAAATACCATAATTATGGTATTTATTATATTGATTACACTTTATCCATTTTGGTACTGCATTATAGGGTCGTTTAACGAAGGCTTAGACTATATGCGCGGAGGAGTATATCTCTGGCCGAGAAAATTTAGCCTGAATAATTATCGTATAGTACTATCAGACAGAGCTATTTTGCATGCATATATCATAACTATCGCAAGAACGATCATAGGCACCGTCCTTACATTATTGGTTACAGCGTTATTTGCTTATGCATTTTCACGGGATTATTTAATGGGCAGAAATATATATGCTGCTCTAGGCATCATTACTATGTATTTTAGCGGAGGTATGATACCGACTTATCTAACCATTAAAATGCTTGGATTATTGGACAACTTTTGGGTATATATTTTGCCCGGCTTGTTTGGATTCTATAATGCTTTAATATTTAACGCATTCTTTAAAGGTATTCCGCAGTCGTTATTCGATTCGGCTAAAATAGACGGAGCCGGTGAATATAGGGTTTTCTTCAATATAGTTATACCGCTGTCGACCCCGGTGCTTGCTACCATCGCTCTATTTGTGGCTGTTGGCCACTGGAATTCATATTTTGATGCCATGTTATATACTACTAAAGAAGAACTACAACCTATACAGCTTTATTTAATGAAAATTATCCGTACCAAAGCTGCAGCAGCACAAAAAGCGCAAGCCGGAGCAGCTTCATTGCATATCGAACAAAATGCTGTAACATCCACGACGATGCAATATGCTACTATGATGATCACAATTATTCCTATTATCATAGTATATCCTTTTTTACAAAAGTACTTTGTAAAAGGGCTTTTGATAGGGTCAATAAAAGGTTGA
- a CDS encoding electron transfer flavoprotein subunit beta/FixA family protein — MNIIVCIKQVPATNDVKINKDTNTLVRDEAQSVINPFDTYAVEEGVRLKEATGGKITVISMGIPKVADILKECIAVGADDGILLSDRAFAGADTLATSAALAAGINKIGDYDIIICGKQAIDGDTGQVGPELAERLGIPHITCVRKIEEIKEDYIRAQRMTDFGYEVIECSLPAVITVVKEINEPRLPSIKGMMKAKKAVIPVWTADDVGADKDKIGLRGSPTKVIKTFTPEININTEIIDGTPEEQAHKLVEKLLQLQIKVPV; from the coding sequence TTGAATATAATAGTATGCATAAAGCAAGTGCCGGCTACTAATGATGTCAAGATAAACAAGGATACCAATACGCTGGTTAGGGATGAGGCTCAAAGCGTCATAAATCCATTCGATACATATGCGGTAGAAGAAGGCGTGAGGCTTAAAGAAGCAACGGGCGGCAAAATTACGGTTATAAGCATGGGTATACCTAAAGTAGCTGACATATTAAAGGAATGCATAGCTGTCGGAGCGGACGATGGTATACTCTTGAGCGATAGAGCATTTGCCGGGGCGGATACATTGGCTACTTCGGCGGCACTGGCTGCAGGAATAAACAAGATAGGTGACTATGATATCATAATATGCGGCAAACAGGCTATAGACGGAGATACTGGACAGGTAGGGCCGGAATTAGCCGAACGTCTCGGTATCCCGCATATAACGTGCGTCAGAAAAATAGAGGAGATAAAGGAAGATTATATACGAGCACAGCGTATGACCGATTTCGGTTACGAGGTTATAGAATGTTCGTTGCCTGCCGTCATAACCGTTGTAAAAGAGATAAATGAGCCGCGCTTGCCGTCCATAAAAGGCATGATGAAAGCCAAAAAAGCGGTTATACCGGTATGGACGGCTGACGACGTAGGTGCCGATAAGGATAAAATAGGGCTCAGAGGTTCACCTACCAAGGTTATAAAAACGTTTACTCCGGAAATAAATATAAACACCGAAATAATAGACGGTACACCGGAGGAGCAGGCTCATAAACTTGTAGAAAAGTTGCTGCAATTGCAGATAAAAGTACCTGTATGA
- a CDS encoding PPC domain-containing DNA-binding protein, giving the protein MEYFSTQQIGRTFVLRLDQGDMILENINELIAKEGIKDAVVISAIGTLDMCVLHMVTTTGYPAVEHFERWENKPLELSSIDGIIADSKPHLHAVVADSEKAYSGHLENGCRVLYLAEIVIMELKSMDLTRVYNDKHILKLISQK; this is encoded by the coding sequence ATGGAATATTTTTCAACACAACAGATAGGCAGGACGTTTGTATTGAGGCTTGATCAAGGCGATATGATCCTGGAAAATATAAACGAATTAATCGCGAAAGAGGGAATAAAGGATGCGGTAGTGATATCCGCCATAGGCACATTGGATATGTGCGTATTGCATATGGTGACCACCACGGGATATCCAGCAGTAGAGCACTTCGAGCGTTGGGAGAATAAACCTCTGGAGCTTTCATCGATAGATGGAATAATAGCCGATAGCAAGCCTCATTTGCATGCAGTTGTAGCCGATTCTGAAAAGGCCTATTCAGGGCATCTTGAGAACGGATGCAGGGTGCTATATCTTGCTGAAATAGTCATTATGGAATTAAAATCTATGGATTTAACTCGCGTATACAACGATAAACATATACTAAAATTAATAAGCCAGAAATAA
- a CDS encoding sensor histidine kinase produces the protein MWMGSHQIELFARSKDPNETEVFSFIKKLYSIDHQYMGIMVLDIKVSDMFNELTNLYNNNYYFYILDNSNKVLFPYNAVLPATIKQNALGNKGYDIRGDTLYVYDTVDPIGVKIISVFNMLTNESIKDNLQKARINMLLTIGISILSMLLLLYLSLKFIFKEINYMLGMMQEVAQGNLNIRIPIEYNDEIGRMAYNFNILIDKINALMKSMLKKESDKRNAEFAALQYQMNPHFIYNAIDIINSKLELDGNYDGAEAIAIFGKILRYNMNNDYKYIPIKDEVENVKNYIELQKIKYGDKVSLNVNLPSDLADHKVIKFIIQPLVENSIKHGFSNSKSSININVDFHIIDCNLEITVRDDGVGISDKRLNEINDVLASNIEEDEHLLNNTKPNGSIGLKNISDRIKLFYGPQYSVRLYSQEGQYTKTVITIPFHTQLK, from the coding sequence ATGTGGATGGGTTCTCATCAAATAGAACTTTTTGCACGTTCAAAGGATCCAAATGAGACAGAGGTATTTTCGTTTATTAAAAAGCTATATAGCATAGATCACCAGTATATGGGAATAATGGTTCTGGATATTAAAGTGAGCGATATGTTCAATGAACTAACTAATCTTTATAATAACAACTATTACTTTTATATATTAGATAACTCTAACAAAGTATTATTTCCCTACAACGCTGTTCTTCCCGCCACGATAAAACAAAATGCCTTAGGAAATAAAGGATATGACATTCGTGGAGACACTCTCTATGTATATGATACTGTCGATCCTATAGGAGTCAAAATAATAAGCGTGTTTAATATGTTGACGAATGAAAGTATAAAAGACAATTTACAAAAAGCCAGGATAAATATGCTTTTAACAATTGGCATAAGTATCCTTTCTATGCTATTACTGCTTTATTTATCATTAAAATTCATTTTCAAAGAGATAAATTACATGTTAGGAATGATGCAGGAAGTAGCACAAGGGAATTTAAATATAAGGATACCTATTGAATATAATGATGAAATCGGGAGAATGGCGTATAATTTCAATATTTTAATAGATAAAATAAACGCTTTAATGAAAAGCATGTTAAAAAAGGAAAGTGATAAGAGAAACGCCGAATTTGCAGCATTGCAGTATCAAATGAATCCTCATTTTATTTATAATGCTATTGATATTATAAACAGTAAATTGGAATTAGATGGAAATTATGATGGGGCGGAAGCTATAGCTATATTCGGTAAGATACTTAGATATAATATGAACAATGATTATAAATATATACCGATAAAAGACGAAGTTGAAAATGTAAAGAATTATATTGAGTTACAAAAAATTAAATATGGAGATAAAGTTAGTTTAAATGTTAATCTTCCATCAGACCTGGCGGATCATAAGGTCATTAAGTTTATTATCCAACCATTAGTGGAAAATTCTATAAAGCATGGATTTAGTAATAGTAAGTCTTCTATAAATATAAATGTAGACTTTCATATCATAGATTGTAATTTGGAAATCACAGTTAGAGATGATGGCGTAGGTATATCTGATAAAAGGCTGAACGAGATAAATGATGTGTTGGCATCAAACATAGAAGAGGACGAACACCTGTTAAATAATACGAAGCCAAACGGTTCTATAGGTCTGAAGAACATTAGCGATAGAATAAAGCTTTTTTATGGACCACAGTATTCAGTTCGTCTTTATAGTCAAGAGGGTCAATATACCAAAACAGTAATAACAATTCCATTTCATACACAGCTAAAATAG
- a CDS encoding acyl-CoA dehydrogenase, translating to MDYFLTEEQQMIKELAARIADEKVAPVARELDEKEEFPYEIMKILAESDLFGVYIPEEYSGLGGGITEQCLVIEELSRACAGVAVSYAASGLGCTPILLFGTEEQKQKYVPDIAAGKKLAAFALTEANAGSDVSGIQTMAVKDGDYYILNGTKQWITNGGEADVYVVLAVTNRSKGSRGFSAFIVEKDTPGLSFGKKEKKLGIRASATREVIFTDCRIPKENILGKEGMGFIVAMKNFDRTRPGIGAQAVGIAQGALDYAASYAHQRYQFGQPISSFQAIQHMLADMATQTEAARALVYATARMIDAGAKDFSKESSMAKVFASDVAMKVTTDAVQILGGYGYMRDYPVEKMMRDAKITQIYEGTNQIQRNIIALELIKQYASKK from the coding sequence ATGGATTATTTCCTTACGGAAGAACAACAAATGATAAAGGAATTGGCGGCGCGCATAGCCGATGAAAAAGTAGCGCCGGTAGCCCGGGAACTGGATGAAAAAGAGGAATTCCCATACGAGATAATGAAAATATTAGCTGAATCAGATCTTTTCGGCGTATATATACCGGAGGAATACAGTGGACTGGGCGGAGGTATAACCGAGCAGTGCCTTGTGATCGAAGAATTGAGCCGTGCCTGCGCCGGCGTAGCTGTCAGCTATGCTGCATCAGGGTTAGGCTGCACACCAATATTGCTATTTGGTACAGAAGAACAAAAGCAAAAATACGTGCCGGATATAGCAGCTGGTAAAAAATTAGCTGCTTTTGCATTGACCGAGGCCAATGCCGGCAGCGATGTGAGCGGTATACAGACTATGGCCGTTAAAGACGGCGATTATTATATATTAAACGGTACCAAACAGTGGATAACCAACGGCGGTGAGGCTGATGTCTATGTCGTTTTGGCGGTAACCAACAGGAGTAAAGGAAGCCGTGGGTTTTCGGCTTTTATTGTAGAAAAAGATACTCCCGGCCTTTCATTCGGAAAGAAAGAAAAGAAACTCGGTATACGGGCATCGGCCACGCGTGAAGTGATATTCACCGATTGTCGCATACCGAAAGAAAATATCCTTGGCAAGGAAGGCATGGGCTTTATAGTGGCTATGAAGAATTTTGACCGTACGCGGCCGGGCATAGGAGCTCAGGCGGTCGGCATAGCCCAAGGGGCTTTGGATTATGCAGCTAGTTATGCGCATCAACGCTATCAATTCGGACAGCCCATATCCTCATTCCAGGCCATACAGCATATGCTGGCTGACATGGCTACGCAAACCGAGGCTGCCAGGGCACTCGTGTATGCTACGGCGCGCATGATCGATGCAGGAGCCAAAGATTTCAGCAAAGAGTCATCGATGGCTAAGGTGTTTGCTTCAGATGTAGCCATGAAGGTTACCACCGATGCCGTCCAGATTCTGGGGGGTTATGGCTATATGAGGGATTATCCTGTCGAGAAAATGATGCGCGATGCGAAGATCACTCAAATATATGAAGGCACCAATCAGATACAACGCAATATAATAGCGCTGGAATTGATAAAGCAATATGCCAGCAAAAAATGA
- a CDS encoding ABC transporter permease: MHENSLANKPITISKSKESKWSRFLKQLDLQSMIWPGLIVLIIFAYIPMYGVLIAFKDYNILDSSFIGILRAPWAGLKYFKEFFNSPDIVNVLTNTVAINIIGLIIGFPAPIIFALLLNEIANDKFKKFTQTVSYLPYFISWVIYGGLIINMLAPDGVVNGVLQRLGVIEDPVLFMGEPKYFWFIAVITGITKGLGWNAIIYLAAIAGVDPELYEAAIVDGAGRFKRMWYITLPSISGTIVILLILAISGMLGSNFDQIWMLQNPLNVSRSEVIDTYTYKMGLGSMRFSYATAVGLFRSAISVILLVTANYISKKLTEQSLF; encoded by the coding sequence ATGCATGAAAACAGTTTAGCTAATAAGCCCATTACCATATCTAAAAGTAAAGAAAGCAAATGGAGCCGGTTTTTAAAGCAGTTAGATTTGCAAAGTATGATATGGCCCGGATTAATTGTGTTGATCATTTTTGCATATATTCCTATGTACGGCGTATTGATAGCTTTCAAAGACTATAACATTTTGGATTCCAGTTTTATAGGTATTTTAAGAGCACCCTGGGCGGGGTTAAAATATTTTAAAGAGTTTTTTAACAGTCCGGATATAGTTAATGTTTTGACAAATACAGTGGCTATAAATATTATAGGCCTTATAATAGGATTCCCAGCTCCTATAATATTTGCGCTACTATTAAATGAAATTGCGAATGATAAATTTAAAAAGTTTACTCAAACCGTATCATATTTACCATATTTCATATCTTGGGTTATATATGGGGGTCTAATAATAAACATGCTTGCTCCTGACGGGGTGGTGAACGGAGTATTACAAAGATTGGGTGTTATAGAGGATCCCGTCCTTTTTATGGGCGAGCCGAAGTATTTCTGGTTTATAGCTGTAATTACCGGTATTACGAAAGGTTTAGGGTGGAATGCTATTATATATTTGGCTGCAATAGCCGGCGTAGACCCAGAACTATATGAAGCTGCCATAGTAGACGGGGCGGGTCGCTTTAAAAGAATGTGGTATATAACACTGCCATCTATATCTGGTACTATAGTTATTCTGCTGATTTTAGCAATAAGCGGTATGTTAGGTTCGAATTTTGATCAAATATGGATGTTGCAGAATCCACTCAATGTCAGCAGGAGTGAGGTTATAGATACTTATACCTATAAAATGGGGCTTGGCAGTATGAGATTTTCATATGCGACTGCGGTTGGTTTATTCCGCTCTGCGATATCAGTCATTTTGTTGGTTACCGCCAACTATATATCCAAAAAATTAACGGAACAATCGCTATTTTAA
- a CDS encoding electron transfer flavoprotein subunit alpha: protein MSIRIIEENCTGCAVCVRACPFGAIKMENDKAVILDNCTLCGSCADACKFDAIDFQAERGTGMGDLSSYRDVWVFAEQKDGVIDSAAFELLGVGRHLADQLGQDLAAVLIGNKVRPLAQQLIAYGADKVYWLDHADLERFNDELYADNLSYLVERYRPNIVLLAATVYGRSLGPRVAARIGTGLTADCTGLEIDVDTGNLMQTRPAFGGNLMATIVCPDHRPQMATVRPRVMKPLEPDSERSGRILRQQPQLKQGLKTRVLQVVEEAGETVNLLEADIIVSGGRGLGDPKNFTLIEELAQTLGGAVGASRAAVDAGWIPYSHQVGQTGKTVGPKVYFACGISGAVQHLAGMSSSDIIVAINKDPDAPIFKVATYGIVGDVLEILPLITKEFKKALGK, encoded by the coding sequence ATGAGCATAAGGATTATAGAAGAAAACTGTACGGGCTGTGCCGTGTGTGTCAGGGCATGCCCGTTTGGTGCTATAAAGATGGAAAACGACAAAGCCGTTATATTGGACAACTGTACGCTATGCGGATCATGTGCAGATGCATGCAAGTTCGACGCGATAGATTTTCAAGCCGAGCGTGGGACGGGCATGGGCGACCTTTCATCATACAGGGATGTATGGGTATTTGCGGAGCAAAAGGACGGGGTCATAGATAGCGCAGCCTTTGAACTATTAGGCGTTGGAAGGCATCTGGCCGACCAGCTCGGTCAGGATTTGGCAGCCGTATTGATAGGCAATAAAGTGCGGCCGCTGGCTCAGCAGCTTATAGCCTATGGCGCCGATAAGGTTTACTGGTTGGATCATGCGGACCTCGAGCGTTTTAACGATGAGCTCTATGCAGATAATCTATCCTACCTTGTAGAGCGTTATAGGCCTAACATAGTGTTGCTTGCAGCTACAGTTTATGGTCGCTCATTGGGACCGAGGGTGGCTGCACGCATAGGTACTGGTCTTACTGCGGATTGCACCGGATTAGAAATAGATGTCGATACGGGAAATCTCATGCAGACGCGGCCGGCTTTTGGCGGTAACCTTATGGCTACTATCGTATGCCCGGATCATCGGCCCCAGATGGCCACGGTGCGTCCTAGGGTTATGAAACCATTAGAACCGGATTCTGAACGTTCAGGCCGCATACTCCGCCAACAGCCCCAGCTAAAACAGGGTTTAAAAACGCGCGTGCTGCAGGTGGTAGAGGAAGCTGGAGAAACCGTCAACCTGCTCGAAGCAGATATAATCGTATCGGGGGGCAGAGGCCTGGGGGATCCCAAAAACTTTACCTTGATAGAAGAATTGGCTCAAACGCTAGGCGGCGCTGTAGGAGCGTCGCGGGCTGCGGTAGATGCTGGTTGGATACCGTACAGCCATCAGGTAGGACAAACCGGCAAGACAGTGGGGCCGAAGGTATATTTCGCATGTGGTATATCTGGAGCCGTTCAGCATTTGGCAGGCATGTCGTCATCGGATATAATAGTGGCTATAAACAAAGACCCAGATGCGCCTATATTCAAGGTGGCGACGTACGGTATAGTGGGCGATGTGCTCGAGATATTGCCTTTGATAACAAAGGAATTCAAAAAAGCGCTCGGCAAATAA
- a CDS encoding RNA-guided endonuclease InsQ/TnpB family protein, whose translation MRLKKNKPNAKQRVIQFELNPNKEQCIILSALTYASSKLWNVANYERITWTKESGNPYPDWYEQKARLKESFWYKNLPSQTAQEVLKQLDEAWSSFYKLKKTGGIENPRPPKYKHSNFNIRYLNKGFVISDGVIRLTVPKQQKLYMKQKYVLDTDFLYIQIPDRYKNFAGKAKVIEIIPIPRSNKYKINIIVDLPATQYQQDNAIYMAIDLGVNNLMTCYTSTGKSMIISGRQLLSINRYFDKEIAHHQSITYAQQATSEAKYKKSSRRIQQLYTKRKKQVHHLLHTATKQVIDFAEQEGVAAIIIGDLSHIRDDKDMGKVNNQKVHKWPFKKVEELLTYKTADRGIFTDKQEESYTSQCSPYATEVSEASAQKSNRKYRGLYVVDSKTYNADCVGAYNILKKYLCRVGKPNPAVVALDPPEMYRWNGQCFIGNQKLANLLAM comes from the coding sequence GTGAGATTAAAGAAAAATAAACCCAACGCAAAGCAGAGGGTTATACAATTCGAGTTAAACCCCAATAAAGAACAATGCATTATATTAAGCGCTCTGACATATGCCTCATCAAAGCTTTGGAATGTGGCAAATTACGAGCGAATTACCTGGACGAAAGAAAGCGGCAATCCCTATCCGGACTGGTATGAACAAAAAGCGAGGCTAAAGGAAAGCTTTTGGTACAAAAACCTGCCATCGCAAACAGCTCAGGAAGTGCTCAAACAGCTGGACGAAGCTTGGAGCTCGTTTTACAAGCTGAAAAAGACCGGCGGTATAGAAAATCCAAGGCCGCCTAAATATAAGCATAGCAACTTCAATATACGGTACCTGAACAAAGGGTTTGTTATATCAGACGGAGTTATCAGGCTTACAGTACCAAAACAGCAGAAGTTGTATATGAAACAAAAATATGTTCTGGACACAGACTTTCTGTACATACAAATACCTGATAGATATAAAAACTTTGCTGGCAAAGCAAAAGTCATCGAGATAATACCCATACCCAGGAGTAACAAATATAAGATTAATATTATCGTCGATTTGCCAGCAACCCAATATCAACAAGATAACGCAATATACATGGCCATTGATTTGGGAGTTAACAACCTTATGACATGCTATACGTCCACAGGCAAAAGCATGATCATATCGGGCAGGCAATTATTGAGCATAAACCGCTACTTCGACAAAGAGATAGCACACCATCAGTCGATAACATATGCGCAGCAGGCAACATCTGAAGCAAAGTACAAAAAGAGCAGCAGGCGGATACAGCAGTTATATACAAAACGCAAAAAGCAGGTCCATCATCTTCTGCATACAGCCACCAAACAGGTTATAGACTTTGCAGAGCAAGAAGGGGTGGCTGCCATTATTATTGGTGATTTATCGCATATTCGAGATGATAAAGACATGGGTAAAGTTAACAATCAGAAAGTTCACAAATGGCCGTTTAAGAAAGTAGAGGAGCTGCTTACATACAAAACTGCTGACAGAGGCATATTTACCGACAAACAAGAAGAGAGCTATACCAGCCAGTGCAGCCCATATGCAACAGAGGTATCAGAAGCGAGCGCCCAAAAGAGCAATCGTAAATACAGAGGCTTATATGTGGTAGACAGTAAGACCTACAACGCTGATTGTGTTGGAGCGTACAATATACTGAAGAAGTATCTGTGTAGGGTTGGCAAACCTAACCCAGCAGTAGTGGCGTTGGACCCACCTGAGATGTACCGATGGAACGGACAATGTTTCATCGGGAATCAGAAGCTCGCCAATTTATTGGCGATGTAG
- a CDS encoding response regulator, producing the protein MYSILIADDEEIICKGIESKIKRLDLAYEVKVILAFSGKEALEGVITYKPDIIITDICMPDMDGLELIQQIKEYGECINYKPNFIALSAYDKFEFVREAFKLGAIDYLLKPVGLSDLREVLDKAVKEQQKARSAGNAAYYHQILLENNLSRLLVNSDIDSKILHNLIESIKEDFNYNYLCIGIIDVRDETDNKISDIAVDIIKLEKPKPEATGINVLHLCDQEHMLALLFNYHTPDKYDGIISQLSYLYHILSQRFVRVFISISDCAKDIYSIHSLYKHAYKALIYRIIYPEYNIIEYGKIKHKSDDITFALQRLDVLRQYADNFDIYRMCEVIDNVFNLDVLRDISIEKLSQLYNYAVHIINEWYSINGERDFQYKDFNEFYNLADMRRFLKTKINDMNYLVESQAVSNAIDIAIKYVKENYYKDINMAVIANIVNMNYSYFGKLFKKTMGVSFVEYLTSVRMENAKKLLKDPSNKITQISKMVGYENPKYFTRAFKAYFGFSPHDFREKIISA; encoded by the coding sequence ATGTATAGCATATTAATAGCAGATGATGAAGAAATTATTTGTAAAGGTATTGAATCCAAGATAAAGAGATTGGATTTGGCCTATGAAGTAAAAGTGATATTGGCTTTTAGCGGAAAAGAAGCACTTGAAGGGGTAATTACATATAAGCCTGATATTATAATTACCGATATTTGTATGCCTGATATGGATGGTTTGGAATTAATCCAGCAAATAAAGGAATACGGCGAATGTATTAACTATAAGCCCAATTTTATAGCATTGAGCGCATATGATAAATTCGAATTTGTGAGAGAAGCATTTAAGCTAGGGGCGATCGATTATCTTTTAAAACCTGTAGGATTGTCTGATTTGCGAGAAGTATTGGATAAAGCCGTGAAAGAACAACAAAAGGCAAGAAGCGCCGGCAACGCTGCATACTATCACCAAATATTATTAGAAAATAATCTAAGCAGGCTTTTGGTAAATAGTGATATTGACAGCAAAATATTGCATAATCTTATAGAATCTATAAAAGAAGACTTTAATTATAATTATTTGTGTATTGGTATAATAGACGTTAGAGACGAAACAGATAATAAAATTTCAGATATAGCTGTCGATATAATTAAGCTCGAAAAACCTAAGCCTGAAGCAACTGGCATTAACGTGTTACATTTGTGTGATCAGGAGCATATGCTTGCTTTATTGTTTAATTATCATACTCCCGATAAATATGATGGGATCATTTCCCAGCTTTCTTATTTATATCATATATTGAGCCAGCGCTTCGTAAGAGTATTTATATCTATAAGTGACTGTGCAAAAGATATTTACAGCATTCATAGTCTTTATAAGCATGCCTATAAAGCGCTTATATATAGGATTATATATCCTGAATATAATATTATTGAATATGGTAAAATAAAACATAAATCCGACGATATTACTTTTGCTCTACAAAGATTGGATGTTTTAAGGCAGTATGCCGATAATTTTGATATATATAGAATGTGTGAGGTTATTGACAATGTATTTAACCTGGATGTTTTAAGGGATATATCTATAGAGAAACTTAGCCAATTATATAACTATGCCGTTCATATTATCAATGAATGGTATAGCATTAACGGTGAGCGAGATTTTCAGTATAAAGATTTTAATGAATTCTACAATTTAGCGGATATGCGTAGATTTTTGAAGACTAAGATAAATGATATGAACTATTTAGTTGAGTCTCAAGCCGTGAGCAATGCTATCGATATTGCTATCAAATATGTGAAAGAAAATTACTATAAGGATATTAATATGGCTGTTATAGCTAATATAGTAAATATGAATTATTCGTACTTCGGCAAATTATTCAAGAAAACTATGGGGGTTAGTTTTGTCGAATATTTGACCAGCGTTAGGATGGAAAATGCTAAAAAATTACTAAAAGATCCTTCTAATAAAATCACTCAAATATCAAAAATGGTAGGATATGAAAATCCAAAATACTTTACAAGGGCATTCAAGGCTTATTTTGGTTTTTCTCCTCATGATTTCAGAGAAAAAATAATTTCTGCATGA